In a genomic window of Pangasianodon hypophthalmus isolate fPanHyp1 chromosome 1, fPanHyp1.pri, whole genome shotgun sequence:
- the ctps1b gene encoding CTP synthase 1b: MKYILVTGGVISGIGKGIIASSVGTILKSCGLHVTAIKIDPYINIDAGTFSPYEHGEVFVLDDGGEVDLDLGNYERFLDIRLTKDNNLTTGKIYQSVITKERRGDYLGKTVQVVPHITDAIQEWVMRQAKVSVDDDGVEPQVCVIELGGTVGDIESMPFIEAFRQFQFKVKRENFCNIHVSLVPQPSTTGEQKTKPTQNSVRELRGLGLSPDLIVCRCSTPLDTAVKEKISMFCHVEPEQVICIHDVSSVYRVPLLMEDQGMVEFFCRRLNLPIETKPRRMLTKWKEMSDRTDRLLESTTIALVGKYTKFSDSYASVIKALEHSALAINYKLEVKFIDSSYLEQSTEQEEPVKYHEAWQKLCSADGILIPGGFGVRGIEGKIHAINWARKQKKPFLGVCLGMQLAVVEFARNVLGWKDANSTEFDPDTKYPVVIEMPEHNPGQMGGTMRLGKRRTIFKSTSSILRKLYGDAEYVDERHRHRFEVNPALKHHLEEKGFRFMGQDQEGERMEIIEIEDHAYFVGVQYHPEFTSRPIKPSPPYFGLLLAAAGKLQSYLLKGCRLSPRDTYSDHSGSSSPDMELSELRFPSSS; encoded by the exons ATGAAGTACATCCTGGTCACGGGTGGTGTTATATCTGGAATTGGTAAAGGCATTATTGCCAGCAGTGTGGGAACAATCCTCAAATCCTGCGGCCTCCACGTCACCGCCATCAAGATCGATCCTTACATTAATATTGACGCAGGCACGTTCTCCCCCTATGAGCACG GTGAAGTGTTTGTGCTGGATGATGGCGGTGAAGTTGATCTGGATTTGGGAAACTATGAACGCTTTCTGGATATCCGGCTGACCAAAGACAACAACCTGACTACTGGGAAGATTTATCAGTCTGTTATAAcgaaagagaggagaggagattaTCTTGGCAAAACTGTGCAAG TGGTACCACACATCACCGATGCCATTCAGGAATGGGTAATGCGCCAAGCCAAAGTGTCAGTGGATGATGATGGGGTCGAGCCACAAGTCTGTGTCATAGAG TTAGGAGGCACCGTGGGAGACATTGAAAGCATGCCTTTCATAGAAGCCTTCAGGCAGTTCCAGTTCAAAGTGAAGCGTGAGAACTTCTGCAACATTCACGTCAGTCTCGTTCCTCAG CCCAGTACTACAGGAGAGCAGAAGACTAAACCTACACAAAACAGCGTGCGAGAGCTCCGTGGTCTGGGTCTGTCACCTGATCTG ATCGTTTGCCGTTGTTCTACACCTCTGGACACTGCAGTGAAAGAGAAGATCTCAATGTTTTGTCATGTAGAGCCAGAGCAG gtcATCTGCATACATGATGTGTCCTCAGTCTATAGAGTTCCACTGCTCATGGAGGATCAGGGGATGGTGGAATTTTTTTGCAGACGGCTGAACCTGCCCATTGAGACAAAACCCCGCAGGATGCTCACCAAGTGGAAAGAAATGTCAGACAG AACTGACCGCCTTTTGGAAAGCACAACGATCGCATTAGTTGGAAAGTACACCAAATTTTCAGACTCCTACGCGTCAGTGATTAAAGCACTGGAACATTCTGCCCTTGCAATCAACTACAAGCTAGAGGTGAAA TTTATAGACTCTTCATATCTGGAGCAGAGCACAGAGCAGGAAGAACCGGTGAAGTATCACGAGGCCTGGCAGAAGCTCTGCAGTGCTGA TGGTATTTTGATACCAGGAGGCTTTGGGGTACGAGGCATTGAGGGAAAAATTCACGCTATTAACTGGGCAAGGAAACAGAAAAAGCCCTTTTTAG gtgtgtgtctggGCATGCAGCTCGCTGTGGTTGAATTTGCTCGCAATGTGCTTGGCTGGAAAG atGCCAACTCCACTGAATTTGATCCTGACACAAAGTACCCTGTA GTGATTGAAATGCCAGAACATAATCCGGGACAAATGGGTGGCACTATGAGGTTGGGGAAACGGCGAACCATCTTCAAAAGCACCTCAAGTATTCTCA GAAAATTGTATGGAGACGCTGAATATGTCGATGAGCGACACAGACACCGTTTTGAG GTGAATCCGGCACTAAAGCACCACTTGGAGGAAAAAGGTTTCCGCTTTATGGGCCAGGACCAAGAGGGTGAACGAATGGAAATCATTGAAATTGAAG ATCACGCTTACTTTGTGGGAGTGCAGTACCATCCGGAGTTCACCTCTCGCCCCATTAAGCCTTCACCACCCTACTTTGGCCTGCTTTTAGCAGCTGCAGGAAAACTACAGAGCTACCTGCTCAAAGGGTGCAGACTTTCACCACG AGACACATACAGTGACCACAGTGGCAGTAGTTCTCCAGATATGGAGCTCTCTGAACTCAGATTCCCATCATCCTCATAG
- the taf12 gene encoding transcription initiation factor TFIID subunit 12: MNQYQQQPGRSNLYSAVKAESSPTPPLATGMANSTAVPGKALGTPGPAGRVSPEGTQVLSKKKLQDLVREIDPNEQLDEDVEEMLLQVADDFIESVVTAACQLARHRKSNTLEVKDVQLHLERQWNMWIPGFGSDEIRPYKKACTTEAHKQRMALIRKTTKK, from the exons ATGAATCAATATCAACAGCAGCCTGGCCGATCCAACCTGTACAGCGCCGTGAAAGCCGAGAGCTCGCCGACTCCGCCCCTCGCCACCGGCATGGCCAATAGCACTGCAGTTCCGGGGAAAGCCCTGGGAACCCCGGGGCCTGCTGGGAGAGTGAGTCCTGAGGGAACTCAG GTGCTCAGTAAGAAGAAACTGCAGGACCTTGTGCGGGAAATTGACCCCAATGAGCAGCTCGATGAAGACGTCGAGGAG ATGTTGCTGCAAGTTGCTGATGATTTTATAGAGAGTGTCGTGACCGCGGCCTGTCAGCTCGCTCGTCACCGCAAGTCTAACACTCTCGAAGTGAAGGATGTGCAGTTGCACCTTG AGCGTCAGTGGAACATGTGGATCCCTGGCTTTGGCTCAGATGAAATCCGACCGTACAAGAAGGCGTGCACTACGGAAGCACACAAACAG AGAATGGCACTGATCCGCAAGACGACCAAAAAATAG